The Pseudomonas sp. MM223 genome segment GGACAGATCAATGGTGAGAAGGTTACGGTATTAGTCGAAACCGATACCGGGAAAACTTTATTGCTGTTCGCCGAAGACGATATCGTTCGATTTGAAGAACTCTCGCGCACGCGCAGCCCCCAAAACACCATGCTGGAATTTAACTACACTATCACTAGCCTGACCGGCCTCTCGTCAAACGATCCTGTTCCACTGGCACTTGAAGTACTCATTGCCGCCGCTATCCCAGACCTCAAGGAACCGAGCCTGTCTGCCAAAGTCGACCCCATCGGCGAAAAGGACGCGCGCAATAACCTGGAGATTATCATCCCTGCACATACGGGTGATAACAAAATCCTTCCAGGGGACACAATCATAGTATCCATGGGCGAATTCAATTTCCCACCCACTCCAATTCCCGATGACCAAGAAAACAAAGAATTTTCTTTAACGCTGATGTTCAGGAATATCTATTTAGAGTGGGAGCGAGCATCGGCAGGGGCCAACACTGTGATTGCTACGGCCTTTTCTTATACCATCATGCGGGACACCCTGAAGGTTGGCACATCGGGGGAGATGAGTGTAGGCTTCAACCTGTTCATGGTCGGCGGCAGGCCGGACCTCGATAGCCAGCTCCCTCGTACACCACACCCTCAACTATGGAGGCCGACCCTTATGGGCAACAATGCCCATGGTATTCCTAACTACATTACCGAAACCGAGATGAACGCCAAGCTGCCCGCCACCCTCTGGATCCCCGGTTTCGACGTGAATGATCAACCCATCTTCGCCGCCAATGACCATGTAAAGATTTCTTATGATGGTGAAGTCGTCGTAGATGAACAAGTTGACCCTGCCGACCTCGATTCAGATAAGATGTTTAGCTTTACTCTAGACGGGGAAACAATTTACAGTCACGGTCTAGGCCCCATGCTCCTTGACGCATCTGTCACACGCGTTGTGGCTGGCGGCGCAAATAACACATCCTATATGGATTATACTGTTGTCGCCGTGGAAAACGTGGAAGACCTTCCAGCCAAGCCGGGCACTGGCACATATACACCTGCGACGGGGGATCCAAACTTCAGTCTTGAAGCCGATGTATACACGACCGCTTGGCTCCTGGAGCATGAGTTAACACTTACAATTGCTGCATATGATGGCATGGCCGAAGGCGACATCATTAATGTCTACGGCGAGCAATATCAGAATTTTGATCACAACGATGGTGAAGGAGACGCGGAACATCTCGTGGATGGCGACTTCCATGCTGATCACGTCGTCAAAAACACCGAAGTTGGAAGCAGTGCGGTGATCGACCTTCCAGTAGCGAGAATACTGAAGCCCAACACCCGAAGCCACTTGCACGTTACTGTGACCGTCACTCGTGATGGTAAAGAATCACGACCAAACAGCGATACACCTCTCATCAAGATCAGCAGCCGCAGTTAGTAGGAAGTCCGTACAACACTGCAATTAGCTAATGAAGCACCTCGGCAAACGCCGAGGTGCTTTTTTACATCCCTACCGCAGCATCTGATCAACCCATTACGGCTGACCAATTGCCAACGCCTGAAAACTACTGCCCAAAGGCCCGCCCCAAGCCACCCGGCACACCACTGCTGTCGGTGTCCTGCCAAGGCCCATCCGGGCTCAGCGACCAGCTCCAGCCATTGTCAAAACGGTAGTAGGTACGCTGCCGGTAGAACGTATTGGGCTTTTTCTCCAGCACATATACACCCAGCTTCGGGTCCCAGTGGCTGGCACCGCCCGGTGGCGGCGCAAAGCTGGCCGAGGTGCGCGGCATCGGCTTAGGGCTGGTGGCCGGTTTGCTCGGCTGGGTGGACGGCTGCCCACCCGGCAACGGTTTGACCACCGGCCCCTTGTGCGGCGGCACCGTTTCGATCGGCGGTGCGGGCTGCTCGTACGGCTCATGCACCGTACACGCAGACAAACCCAGGGCCAGGGTAATCAGGGCTAGGCGGACGGTGCTGTGCATGGCATTGCTCTCTTACGGGTCGGGGCTGTCGATGGTCAGGCGCTGGGTAGCCTGGGTGGCGCTGGGCAGTGGTGCGCCCTGGCCAATCCACTCGCCATGGGTGGGTTGGCCAGCGCGTGATACGCGTGCAACCAGTTGGACTTCGGCAAATTGCGACAGTTTCATCTGCGGCATCATCGCGTCAGCATCCGTCAGCTCCACCTCGATCGGCAACTGCGCCACCGTCACCCGCTTGGCCGCCAATGGCATAGGCGGGCCATTGCTGGCGCGGGCGAAGATGAACACCGTGTCGTCTGGCTTGACCTTGTCCTTCAGCGCCGCCGCCAGCTCCACCCGCACCTTCAAGCGGGCTGCCACAGGTGCAGGCTCCGCAGCCTGCGCTGGCGAACCACCCAGGCGCTCGGTAGCGCGGTCGATACCACCTTGCAAGGCTGCACGCGATGCATCGCCCTCCGGCAGCTGCGCCAGCAGGCGCTTCCAGTAGTCGATGGCTTCCTGGTAACGCTCGCCTTCAAAGGCAGCAATACCACGCAGGCCCAGGCTGGTCACTTCGTTGGGGTCGGCTTTCAGGGCTTCATCCGTCAGCGCCTGCAACTGCGGGCTCCACTGTTTGTTGGCGGCAAAGTACAAGGCCTGGGCCCACTGCCCCAACAGCTCGGGCTGGCGCCCTGCCAGGGCCACGGCCCGCTCGAAGGTGCGCGCGGCATCGGCCGGGCGCTGCTCGGCCATGTAGGCACGGCCCAGGAAGTACAAGGCCTCGGCCGAATCCGGCTGGGCCTGCACCACACGTTCCAGGCGGGTGGTCATTTCTTCCATCGACTTGGGCGCCTCGGCAAACTCCTGGGTCAGGGCCACTTTGTCTGCCGCACCAAAATGCAGGTAAAGCCCTAGCGCCATCAGCGGCACCAGCACCGCCGCCAGCAGCGGCAGGGCCTTGCCCAGGTGGCCTTGGCGCAGGGGCTCGGCGCCTTCGGTATCGGCCAGCAGTTCGCGGGCGGCTTCGTCACGGCCCTTGGCCATTTGCGCTGCATCCAGCACACCGGCTGCCTGCTGGGTTGCCAGCTCGGCAACGCGCTCCTGGTACAGGGCTACGTTCAGGGCGGTGCGGTCTTCTTCCTGCTGGCGGCGACGGCCACGCAGGATCGGGATCAGCAAAAAGCTGAGGGCAGCGAGCAGCAACAGGCCCGCGCTAAGCCAGAATTCAATCATGGGTCTGTTCTTTATCCAGCAGTTTGGCGAGACGCTCGCGTTCTTCGGCAGACAACTCACTACCGCCCTGCACGGCCGTGCCACGGCGCCGGCGCACGATCACCGCCAGCACCACAAAGCCACCGGCCAGCAAGATGCCCGGGCCGAACCACAGCAGCCAGGTACGCCCGCTGAGCGCCGGCTTGTAGCGCACAAAGTCGCCATAGCGGTCGACCATGAAGTCGACGATCTGCTGGTTGCTCTTGCCCTCGCCCAGCATGCGGAAGATTTCCCGGCGCAGGTCGGCGGCAATCGGCGCGTTGGAGTCGGCAATGTCCTGGTTCTGGCACTTGGGGCAGCGCAGTTCCTTGGTCAGTTGCTGATAACGCTCGCGCTCGGCGTCGTCGCGGAACTGGTAGGTGTCGATGGCCGCCTTGGCCACGCCGGCCAGGCTCATGCCCAGCACGGCGGCTGCCAGCCAACGCCTCATGGCCTGGCCTCATCGACCAGGCCCTGATACAGCGGTGCCAACTGCTCACGCCACACAGTGGCGTCGACAATGCCCACGTGCTTGTAGCGGATGATGCCCTTGGCGTCGATCAGGAAGGTTTCCGGCGCGCCGTACACGCCCAGGTCCAGGCCCAGGCTGCCCTGCTCGTCGCGGATGTCCAGCTGGTAGGGGTTGTGGAACTCGGCCAGCCATTTAAGCGCGGCGGCGTTGTCGTCCTTGTAGTTGACCCCGTGTATCACCACGCCCTGCTGCGCCAGCTGGTTCAGGTACGGGTGCTCCACCTTGCACGACGGGCACCAGGTGGCCCACACGTTGACCAGTGCCGGGCGGCCCACCAGGTCGGCCTGGGTCAGGGTACGGTCGCCCTGGGTCGAAGCCAGGGTAAACGCAGGGAACGGTTTGCCGATCATTGCCGAAGGCAGCTCGTCGGGCTTGAGGAACAGCCCTTTGTAGAGGAACACCGCCACCAGCAGGAACACTGCCAGGGGGACTACCATGATCCAACGCTTCATGCAGCTGCTCCAGACACGCCCAGGGCATCACGTACCCGGGTCTTGACCTTGACGCGGTAACGCCGGTCGAGGGCCGCCAGCAACCCGCCCAGGCCGGTCAGCAGACCGCCCAGCCAGATCCAGCGAACGTAAGGCTTGATGTGTACGCGCACGGCCCAGGCGCCGTTTTCCAGCGGCTCGCCCAGGGCGACGTACAGGTCGCGGGTAAAGCCGGCGTCGATGCCGGCTTCGGTCATCATCGACTGCTGCACGGTGTACAGGCGCTTTTCCGGGTGCAGGGTGGTTATTTCACGGCCATCGCGGCTGACCACCACGGTGCCCTTGTCGGAGATGAAGTTCGGCCCTTCGAAGTGCTTGGCGCCCTGGAACAGGAAGTGGTAGCCGCCCAGCTCCACGCTTTCGCCCGGGGCCATGCGCAGGTCGCGTTCGGCGCTGTTGTTGCTCGACAGCACCACACCCAGCGCACACACCGCCAGGCCCAGGTGCGCCAACTGCATGCCCCAGTAGCTGCGGCCCAGGCCAGGCAGGCCCTTCAGCAGGCCTTTGTGGCGGGTTTTGTCGAGGATGTCGCGCAGCCCGCCCAGCACTACCCAGGCAGCCAGGGCGAAGGCGGTCAGGGTCGGCCAGTCAAAGTCATCGACGATAAAGCCGGCCACCGGGGCCAGGATGGCACTGCCGATCAGCACCGGGGTCATCATGCTGGCCAGCCATTTGCCCGGGGTGTCCTTCCAGCGCACCACCACGCCCACGCTCATTACCACCATCAGCAATGCCATCAGCGGCAGGAACAAGGCATCGAAGTACGGCGGGCCGACTGACAGCTTGGCCCCGGTGAGGGCATCCAGCACCAGCGGGTACAGGGTGCCGAGCAGAATCATCGACGCGGCCACCACCAGCACCAGGTTGTTGGCCAGCAGCAGCGTCTCGCGTGACCACAGGGCAAAGCCGACCTGGCTCTTGACTACCGGTGCGCGCAAGGCGAACAGGGTGAGCGAACCACCCACCACGAACAGCAGGAAGAACAGGATGAAAATGCCCCGCGACGGGTCTGCGGCAAAGGCGTGCACCGAGGTCAGCACGCCAGAACGTACCAGGAAGGTACCCAGCAGGCTCAGCGAGAAGGCAGCAATGGCCAGCAGTACGGTCCAGCTTTTGAACACCCCACGCTTTTCGGTCACCGCCAGCGAGTGGATCAGCGCCGTGCCCACCAGCCAGGGCATGAACGAGGCGTTTTCCACCGGGTCCCAGAACCACCAGCCACCCCAGCCCAGCTCGTAGTAGGCCCACCACGAGCCCAGGGTGATGCCCACGCCCAGGAAGGCCCAGGCGACGATGGTCCACGGCCGTGACCAGCGTGCCCAGGCCGCGTCCAGGCGGCCGCCGAGCAAGGCGGCGATGGCGAAGGCAAAGGCCACCGAGAAGCCCACGTAGCCCATGTACAGCATCGGCGGGTGCACGATCAGGCCAAAGTCCTGCAACAGCGGGTTGAGGTCGCGACCGTCGGTGGGCACTTGCGGCAGCAGGCGCTGGAACGGGTTGGAGGTGATGATCAGGAAGCTCAGGAAGCCCACGCTGATCATGCCCATCACTGCCAGCACGCGGGCCAACATCACCTGCGGCAACTGACGCGAAAACACCGACACGGCAAAGGTCCAGCCGCCCAGGATCAGCGCCCACAGCAGCAACGAACCTTCGTGGGCGCCCCACACGGCGCTGAACTTGTAGTACCAGGGCAAGGCGCTGTTGGAGTTGCTGGCCACGTAGGCGACCGAGAAGTTGTCGGTCATGAAGGCATGGGTCAGGCAGGCGAAGGCGAAGGCCAGGAAGGCAAATTGCCCCCAGGCTGCCGGCCGCGCCAGGCTCATCCACAGGCTGTCGCCACGCCAGGCGCCGAGCAGCGGCACGCTGGCCTGCACGACGGCAAAGCAGATGGCCAGGATCATCGCCAGCTGGCCCAGTTCGGGGATTACCAGCGCGGCGTTCATGGCTTGGCCTCCGTGCCGGCAGCGGCCTGGCCGCTTTCCTTCAGGGCCTTGGTGACTTCGGGCGGCATGTACTTCTCGTCATGCTTGGCCAGCACTTCATCGGCCACTACCACGCCTTCGGCGTTGACCTTGCCCAGGGCGACAATGCCCTGCCCTTCGCGGAACAGGTCGGGCAGGATGCCGCGATAGGTAATGGGCACCGACTTGTTGAAGTCGGTGACCACAAAGCGCACGTCCAGCGAGTCGGCCGAGCGCTGCACCGAGCCCTTCTCGACCATGCCGCCGGCGCGGATGCGGGTGTCGTGCGGCGCTTCACCGTTGGCGATCTGGGTGGGCGTGTAGAACAGGTTGATGTTCTGCTGCAATG includes the following:
- the ccmH gene encoding Cytochrome c-type biogenesis protein CcmH (*Name ccmH), coding for MRRWLAAAVLGMSLAGVAKAAIDTYQFRDDAERERYQQLTKELRCPKCQNQDIADSNAPIAADLRREIFRMLGEGKSNQQIVDFMVDRYGDFVRYKPALSGRTWLLWFGPGILLAGGFVVLAVIVRRRRGTAVQGGSELSAEERERLAKLLDKEQTHD
- the dsbE gene encoding Thiol:disulfide interchange protein DsbE (*Name dsbE) — its product is MKRWIMVVPLAVFLLVAVFLYKGLFLKPDELPSAMIGKPFPAFTLASTQGDRTLTQADLVGRPALVNVWATWCPSCKVEHPYLNQLAQQGVVIHGVNYKDDNAAALKWLAEFHNPYQLDIRDEQGSLGLDLGVYGAPETFLIDAKGIIRYKHVGIVDATVWREQLAPLYQGLVDEARP
- the ccmF gene encoding Cytochrome c-type biogenesis protein CcmF (*Name ccmF) → MNAALVIPELGQLAMILAICFAVVQASVPLLGAWRGDSLWMSLARPAAWGQFAFLAFAFACLTHAFMTDNFSVAYVASNSNSALPWYYKFSAVWGAHEGSLLLWALILGGWTFAVSVFSRQLPQVMLARVLAVMGMISVGFLSFLIITSNPFQRLLPQVPTDGRDLNPLLQDFGLIVHPPMLYMGYVGFSVAFAFAIAALLGGRLDAAWARWSRPWTIVAWAFLGVGITLGSWWAYYELGWGGWWFWDPVENASFMPWLVGTALIHSLAVTEKRGVFKSWTVLLAIAAFSLSLLGTFLVRSGVLTSVHAFAADPSRGIFILFFLLFVVGGSLTLFALRAPVVKSQVGFALWSRETLLLANNLVLVVAASMILLGTLYPLVLDALTGAKLSVGPPYFDALFLPLMALLMVVMSVGVVVRWKDTPGKWLASMMTPVLIGSAILAPVAGFIVDDFDWPTLTAFALAAWVVLGGLRDILDKTRHKGLLKGLPGLGRSYWGMQLAHLGLAVCALGVVLSSNNSAERDLRMAPGESVELGGYHFLFQGAKHFEGPNFISDKGTVVVSRDGREITTLHPEKRLYTVQQSMMTEAGIDAGFTRDLYVALGEPLENGAWAVRVHIKPYVRWIWLGGLLTGLGGLLAALDRRYRVKVKTRVRDALGVSGAAA
- the ccmE gene encoding Cytochrome c-type biogenesis protein CcmE (*Name ccmE), translated to MNPQRKKRLLLIVGLLAGVGVAVGFALSALQQNINLFYTPTQIANGEAPHDTRIRAGGMVEKGSVQRSADSLDVRFVVTDFNKSVPITYRGILPDLFREGQGIVALGKVNAEGVVVADEVLAKHDEKYMPPEVTKALKESGQAAAGTEAKP